A region from the Halosolutus gelatinilyticus genome encodes:
- a CDS encoding ABC transporter permease, whose protein sequence is MKWYIIRRTLWAGFASFLILTITFVLMDQVPNQQIMEAEFRAAVDGVDVETAVQAEKERLGLNRPFHERYIDFMTNVFQGNWGWSYEYDQPVVDVVRETVPYSLLYGVPAVVLSTIIGTAIGLYSAVNQYTKKDYAATFAAFFGISVPNFWFGIVLLVVFGSWLGWVDIGWNAALPKAADGSWTLLETVDDSHPAFVRQEFSGERYVGILSPANLKQLVLPTFVLMTGAIASVMRYARAEALEYVDADFVKTAKSKGVSNWAIVVKHIFRPASIPLLTILVGKILGLVLAGSYLIEVVFGIPGIGLASFEAIIRQDTDLVAITILLPTFVAIVGNLVEDIMYAILDPRIDYGDR, encoded by the coding sequence ATGAAATGGTATATTATTCGCCGGACGCTCTGGGCGGGATTCGCCTCGTTCCTCATCCTCACGATCACGTTCGTGTTGATGGATCAGGTCCCGAACCAGCAGATAATGGAGGCGGAGTTCCGGGCGGCGGTGGACGGCGTCGACGTCGAAACCGCCGTCCAGGCAGAGAAGGAGCGTCTCGGACTGAATCGGCCGTTCCACGAGCGCTACATCGACTTCATGACGAACGTCTTCCAGGGCAACTGGGGCTGGTCCTACGAGTACGACCAGCCGGTCGTGGACGTCGTCCGCGAGACCGTGCCGTATTCGCTGCTGTACGGGGTCCCCGCGGTCGTCCTCTCGACGATCATCGGGACGGCGATCGGGCTCTACTCGGCGGTCAACCAGTACACCAAGAAAGACTACGCGGCGACGTTCGCCGCGTTCTTCGGCATCAGCGTTCCGAACTTCTGGTTCGGCATCGTGTTACTGGTCGTCTTCGGATCCTGGCTCGGCTGGGTCGACATCGGCTGGAACGCCGCGCTTCCGAAGGCGGCCGACGGCAGCTGGACGCTGCTAGAGACGGTCGACGACAGCCATCCGGCGTTCGTTCGCCAGGAGTTCAGCGGCGAGCGGTACGTCGGGATTCTCAGCCCAGCGAACCTCAAACAGCTCGTCCTGCCGACGTTCGTATTGATGACGGGTGCGATCGCCTCGGTCATGCGGTACGCGCGGGCGGAAGCGCTGGAGTACGTCGACGCAGATTTCGTCAAGACCGCAAAATCGAAAGGCGTCAGCAATTGGGCGATCGTCGTCAAACACATCTTCCGCCCGGCATCGATTCCGCTGCTGACGATCCTGGTCGGAAAGATTCTCGGGCTGGTCCTCGCCGGCTCGTACCTGATCGAAGTGGTGTTCGGGATCCCGGGGATCGGCCTGGCGTCGTTCGAGGCGATCATCAGACAGGATACGGATCTGGTCGCGATTACGATCCTCCTGCCGACGTTCGTGGCGATCGTCGGCAACCTCGTCGAGGACATCATGTACGCGATTCTCGATCCGCGAATCGACTACGGTGATCGATGA
- a CDS encoding ABC transporter permease codes for MCEETAEADGGVRRDEATFETVDWDEIDAESGRRSKKHVVWMGVVSLWTLGVAYDLYARYVAEIGQAEFPVLGPISPVDWLWSITLLVLFYYGIVPLYENRRMTRYYWTEFKKNTAAVISALFLVAIFAIGIVGARVLPEPEPTPGLENQPPAWGSVEAYVAGTECPGGTAMVDGVLMCQGSWQHPLGTTSSGEDILLASVYGMEVSMQVGLIATLMSISVAAAVGLTAAYHGGLVDEALMRYVDIQMTFPTFFMFLLLAYTVGGSLFVLILIFGLFGWGSSARIMRSEALQRREEPYMKAAKNAGASSRWTIRRHLLPNISNSLITAATLTIPTIILSEAAIAFLGLGDPTVPSWGRLIADGRDQLSTAWWISTIPGIFLFFTILAFNFLGDALRDALDPRHGGSGK; via the coding sequence ATGTGCGAGGAGACGGCCGAAGCGGACGGCGGCGTTCGGCGCGACGAAGCCACGTTCGAAACGGTCGACTGGGACGAGATCGACGCCGAAAGCGGGCGTCGGTCGAAAAAACACGTCGTCTGGATGGGGGTCGTGAGCCTGTGGACGCTCGGCGTCGCTTACGATCTCTACGCCCGGTACGTCGCCGAGATCGGACAGGCCGAGTTCCCCGTTCTCGGGCCGATTTCGCCGGTCGACTGGCTGTGGTCGATCACGCTACTCGTCCTCTTCTACTACGGGATCGTTCCGCTTTACGAGAACCGGCGGATGACGCGGTACTACTGGACGGAGTTCAAAAAGAACACGGCAGCGGTTATCAGCGCCCTGTTCCTGGTCGCGATCTTCGCGATCGGAATCGTCGGCGCTCGCGTCCTCCCTGAGCCGGAACCGACGCCGGGGCTGGAGAACCAACCGCCAGCGTGGGGGTCCGTTGAAGCATACGTCGCTGGCACCGAGTGTCCCGGCGGGACGGCGATGGTTGACGGCGTATTGATGTGCCAGGGAAGCTGGCAGCACCCGCTCGGAACGACGTCCTCGGGCGAGGACATCCTCCTGGCGAGCGTCTACGGGATGGAGGTGAGCATGCAGGTCGGACTCATCGCGACGTTGATGAGCATCTCGGTCGCGGCGGCGGTCGGGCTGACGGCCGCCTACCACGGCGGACTCGTCGACGAGGCGCTGATGCGGTACGTCGACATCCAGATGACGTTCCCGACGTTCTTCATGTTCTTGCTGCTCGCGTACACGGTCGGCGGTAGCCTGTTCGTCCTCATTCTCATCTTCGGACTGTTCGGATGGGGGTCGTCCGCGCGGATCATGCGATCGGAGGCGCTCCAGCGGCGCGAGGAGCCGTACATGAAAGCCGCGAAAAACGCCGGCGCCTCGAGTCGGTGGACGATCCGGCGACACCTCCTGCCGAACATCTCCAACAGCCTCATCACCGCCGCGACGCTCACGATCCCGACGATCATCCTTTCGGAGGCCGCGATCGCGTTCCTCGGACTCGGCGATCCCACGGTCCCGTCGTGGGGGCGACTGATCGCGGACGGCCGCGACCAGCTCAGCACGGCGTGGTGGATCTCGACGATTCCCGGTATCTTCCTGTTTTTCACCATCCTCGCGTTCAATTTCCTCGGCGACGCGCTCCGGGACGCGCTCGACCCGAGACACGGAGGGAGCGGAAAATGA
- a CDS encoding ABC transporter ATP-binding protein, whose product MSTRNDDTIDAELELENEQPLLEVRNLHAYFRTDGEDVKAVDGISLTVDPGETVAIVGESGSGKTVTSEAITRLFASPPGYIPSGSIEINGREITELSAEELRRVRGGEVSHVFQNPQGALNPVYTVGWQIREAIRLHADVSGDEARERAVELLTRVGIPEASSRLDDYPHEFSGGMKQRVLIAIALACEPDLLIADEPTTALDVTIQAQILKLLRELQDERDMGLLFITHDLGVVAEIADRVAVMYAGKIMERGSVTDIFETPAHPYTRALLECLPGRGELGGIPGDLPDPRSPPPGCRFADRCPHAVEACRDGGQPPMYRVGDAPDHTTSCVHFGPGRDSATVLGTDAGQQTDPDPNPDPDPDPESAPSAGPSDDEERSDRR is encoded by the coding sequence ATGAGCACACGAAACGACGACACGATCGACGCGGAGCTCGAATTGGAGAATGAACAGCCGCTACTGGAGGTTCGAAACCTCCACGCGTACTTCAGGACGGACGGCGAGGACGTGAAGGCGGTCGACGGAATTTCGCTGACCGTCGACCCCGGTGAAACCGTCGCGATCGTCGGCGAAAGCGGGTCGGGGAAGACGGTCACGAGCGAAGCGATCACGCGGCTGTTCGCGTCCCCGCCGGGCTACATCCCGTCGGGATCGATCGAGATCAACGGCCGGGAGATCACGGAGCTATCCGCCGAGGAACTCCGGCGCGTCCGGGGCGGCGAAGTGAGCCACGTCTTCCAGAACCCGCAGGGGGCGTTGAACCCCGTGTATACGGTCGGCTGGCAGATCCGGGAAGCGATTCGGCTCCACGCCGACGTCTCCGGGGACGAGGCTCGCGAACGCGCCGTCGAGTTGCTCACCCGAGTGGGGATTCCCGAGGCGAGTTCGCGACTCGACGATTACCCCCACGAGTTCTCCGGCGGCATGAAACAGCGAGTGCTCATCGCGATCGCGCTGGCCTGCGAACCGGACCTGTTGATCGCCGACGAGCCGACGACGGCCCTCGACGTGACGATCCAAGCCCAGATCCTGAAGCTGCTCAGGGAGCTACAGGACGAGCGGGACATGGGACTGCTGTTTATCACGCACGATCTGGGCGTCGTCGCCGAGATCGCCGATCGCGTGGCCGTGATGTACGCCGGCAAGATCATGGAGCGGGGATCGGTGACCGACATCTTCGAAACGCCGGCACACCCCTACACCCGGGCCCTCCTCGAGTGCCTTCCGGGCAGGGGGGAGCTGGGTGGAATCCCCGGCGACCTTCCGGATCCCCGGTCCCCGCCGCCCGGCTGCCGGTTCGCGGACCGATGTCCGCACGCCGTCGAGGCCTGCCGCGACGGCGGTCAACCGCCGATGTACCGGGTCGGAGACGCGCCGGATCACACGACCTCCTGCGTTCACTTCGGTCCCGGGAGGGACTCCGCCACCGTACTGGGGACGGACGCGGGCCAACAGACGGATCCCGACCCGAACCCGGACCCGGACCCGGACCCGGAGTCTGCCCCGTCCGCGGGACCATCCGACGACGAGGAACGGAGTGATCGACGGTGA
- a CDS encoding ABC transporter ATP-binding protein, with protein sequence MSRDDDPLLRVEGLQKHYPITQGALNTEVGRARAVDGIDFELERGETFGIVGESGCGKSTAASSIVRLEEPTDGTVVFDGENVLEYDAEALRRFRRDVQLIFQDPDSSFDPRMNIGDAVAEPLVVQGMTDRERRRTIVADLLERVGLSAADMKRYPHEFSGGQKQRIGLARALAVNPKLIVADEPVSALDVSVKSEILRLIDEFQEALDLTVLVISHDLGVVREVCDRVAVMYLGEFVEVGPTEDLFENPQHPYTRALLSAIPTPDPRDRGLGVELRGDVPDPSAPPSGCRFHTRCPEVIPPDEVELTQDVWRSLLQFRKQVDREAIDLDGIVEVGLLGAEKYAALEDGTPADVADEDLKRWIRTEYELPHRLDDPRAEAAVEDALDAIVDGEYERASARLAAEFTTVCERERPTLEERAGDRKAACHLLDGAGRPRRDPVDGVIGGGSPGSSR encoded by the coding sequence GTGAGCCGAGACGACGACCCGCTGCTCCGAGTCGAGGGGCTGCAAAAACACTATCCGATCACCCAAGGGGCCCTGAACACCGAGGTCGGCCGGGCCCGCGCGGTCGACGGGATCGACTTCGAACTCGAACGGGGCGAGACGTTCGGTATCGTCGGCGAATCCGGCTGCGGCAAGTCCACCGCCGCGTCGTCGATCGTCCGCCTCGAAGAGCCGACCGACGGGACGGTCGTCTTCGACGGCGAAAACGTCCTGGAGTACGACGCGGAAGCGCTCCGGCGGTTTCGCAGGGACGTCCAGTTGATTTTCCAAGACCCGGATTCGAGCTTCGACCCTCGGATGAACATCGGCGACGCCGTCGCCGAACCCCTCGTCGTCCAGGGGATGACGGATCGCGAGCGGCGTCGAACGATCGTCGCCGACCTCCTGGAGCGCGTCGGCCTCTCGGCTGCGGATATGAAACGGTATCCCCACGAGTTCTCCGGGGGGCAAAAACAGCGGATCGGGCTGGCCCGCGCGCTCGCGGTGAATCCGAAGCTCATCGTCGCCGACGAACCCGTGTCCGCACTCGACGTCTCCGTCAAGTCGGAGATCCTCCGGCTCATCGACGAGTTCCAGGAGGCGCTGGATCTGACGGTCCTCGTCATCAGCCACGATCTGGGCGTCGTCCGGGAAGTGTGCGACCGGGTCGCGGTGATGTATCTGGGAGAGTTCGTCGAGGTCGGCCCGACCGAAGACCTGTTCGAGAATCCACAGCACCCGTACACCCGGGCGCTCCTGTCCGCCATCCCCACGCCCGACCCGCGGGATCGGGGACTGGGCGTCGAACTCAGGGGCGACGTCCCGGACCCGTCGGCGCCGCCGAGCGGCTGTCGGTTCCACACGCGCTGTCCCGAGGTCATCCCCCCGGACGAGGTGGAGCTGACGCAGGACGTCTGGCGATCCCTGCTCCAGTTTCGCAAACAGGTCGATCGCGAGGCGATCGATCTCGACGGGATCGTCGAGGTGGGCCTGCTGGGGGCCGAGAAGTACGCTGCGCTCGAAGACGGGACGCCGGCGGACGTCGCCGACGAGGACCTCAAACGGTGGATTCGAACCGAGTACGAACTCCCCCATCGTCTGGACGATCCGCGCGCCGAAGCGGCGGTCGAGGACGCGCTCGATGCGATCGTCGACGGCGAGTACGAACGAGCGAGCGCACGACTCGCCGCGGAGTTTACGACGGTCTGCGAACGCGAGCGACCGACACTGGAGGAGCGGGCTGGCGACCGGAAGGCGGCCTGTCACCTCCTCGATGGCGCGGGACGGCCGCGACGGGATCCCGTCGACGGAGTGATCGGCGGCGGCTCGCCCGGATCGTCACGTTGA
- a CDS encoding DUF7529 family protein, whose product MEDENEAPDPRALRRRDPEGVKTEAWKRTLEDMEVIAEDRRDDGWEVVTIVAAHTDTVSRDMGEDDKFGLVHVVPGNYADRFTDVYDSDEFTEYLAYGTDVEGFMYVVTELIDPENERSILIASRYDMMLAGGMIASVEDEGVLYTHLKKIDGTILGTFEHEEYEPLITRPDT is encoded by the coding sequence ATGGAAGACGAGAACGAAGCCCCCGATCCGAGGGCCCTGCGACGGCGAGATCCGGAGGGTGTAAAGACGGAAGCCTGGAAACGGACGCTCGAAGACATGGAGGTAATCGCCGAAGATCGTCGCGACGACGGCTGGGAGGTCGTGACTATCGTCGCCGCACACACCGACACCGTGAGCCGCGACATGGGCGAGGACGACAAGTTCGGCCTGGTCCACGTCGTCCCGGGCAACTACGCCGACCGATTTACGGACGTCTACGACAGCGACGAGTTCACCGAGTACCTCGCCTACGGCACCGACGTCGAGGGCTTTATGTACGTGGTGACCGAGCTCATCGATCCCGAAAACGAGCGATCGATCCTGATCGCGAGCCGGTACGACATGATGCTGGCCGGCGGCATGATCGCGTCTGTCGAAGACGAAGGCGTCCTCTACACCCACCTCAAGAAGATCGACGGGACGATCCTCGGAACGTTCGAACACGAGGAGTACGAGCCGCTGATCACCAGACCGGACACGTAA
- a CDS encoding DUF7555 family protein, whose protein sequence is MPPTDPFGEQLGKIARTWADALAYALVVAALTIVGALALGIATGGGVVRAKLLLFIGGWALLSYATVRLWPTSIDDASPASTDRTGESLPGTGETTRFQTLVSVLPPGRWIQPPPPEDRMTTPGKLLVGSLLVLLVSFLMETALGVT, encoded by the coding sequence ATGCCGCCGACCGATCCGTTCGGCGAACAGTTGGGGAAGATCGCCCGAACCTGGGCTGACGCCCTGGCGTACGCGCTCGTCGTCGCGGCGCTAACTATCGTCGGCGCCCTGGCACTCGGTATCGCGACGGGCGGCGGCGTCGTTCGAGCGAAGTTGTTGTTGTTCATCGGCGGTTGGGCGCTTCTGAGCTACGCGACGGTCCGCCTGTGGCCGACCTCCATCGACGACGCGAGCCCCGCCTCGACGGATCGAACCGGCGAATCGCTTCCCGGAACTGGCGAGACGACGCGGTTCCAGACGCTCGTCAGCGTGCTCCCGCCCGGCCGGTGGATTCAACCGCCGCCGCCGGAAGACCGGATGACGACGCCGGGAAAGCTGCTGGTCGGCAGCCTGCTGGTGTTGCTGGTGTCGTTCCTGATGGAAACCGCCTTGGGCGTCACCTGA
- a CDS encoding ABC transporter ATP-binding protein: MSQDAISSDVETTPDETGEVMVEVRDLKTYYGGNGLFGETPVKAVDGVSFDIYRGETLGLVGESGCGKTTLGRTLLHLEEATGGEVQFDGADITELSGDDLYEWRRNAQMVFQDPDSSLNDRMTIGEIIREPLDAQEWKTPRERRKRVRELLDTVGLQREHYYRYPHQFSGGQRQRIGIARTLALEPDFIVLDEPVSALDVSVQAEIINLLEDLQAEFGLTYLFIAHDLSVVRHICDRVAVMYLGHIMEVGPTEELFTDPANPYTHALLSAIPDPDPTSDRDRITLHGTPPNPRYPPSGCPFSTRCPARIRPQKYQGLDDELWARLNTLREVLRERERADRSVRERIRTKMGKKTRFATVEETYDELFGDVDVPSHVQSVLDEIEGYASDYEEEKALEVLAEEFGSVCESTSPSYHDVSESGRQSYCHRHDGEYPEPDTVLERRHL, encoded by the coding sequence ATGAGTCAGGACGCCATTTCGTCCGACGTCGAGACGACGCCCGACGAGACCGGAGAGGTGATGGTCGAAGTCCGCGACCTCAAGACCTACTATGGCGGCAACGGACTGTTCGGTGAAACGCCGGTCAAGGCGGTCGACGGCGTTTCCTTCGACATTTACCGCGGGGAGACGCTCGGACTGGTCGGGGAATCCGGCTGCGGGAAGACGACGCTGGGCCGGACGCTCCTCCATCTGGAGGAGGCCACCGGCGGGGAAGTTCAGTTCGATGGCGCCGACATCACGGAACTTTCGGGCGACGACCTCTACGAGTGGCGACGAAACGCACAGATGGTGTTCCAGGATCCTGATTCGAGCCTCAACGATCGGATGACCATCGGGGAGATTATCCGCGAACCGCTCGACGCACAGGAGTGGAAGACCCCTCGGGAGCGCCGCAAACGGGTCCGTGAACTGCTCGACACCGTCGGACTGCAGCGCGAACACTACTACCGGTATCCCCACCAATTCTCCGGGGGGCAGCGCCAGCGGATCGGCATCGCCCGCACGCTGGCGCTCGAGCCGGATTTCATCGTGCTTGACGAGCCGGTGTCGGCGCTTGACGTCTCCGTACAGGCCGAAATCATCAATCTCTTAGAGGACCTTCAGGCGGAATTCGGGCTCACCTACCTCTTCATCGCCCACGACCTGTCCGTCGTCCGCCACATCTGCGACCGGGTTGCGGTGATGTATCTCGGCCACATTATGGAGGTCGGTCCGACCGAAGAGCTGTTCACTGACCCGGCGAACCCGTACACGCACGCGCTACTGTCAGCGATTCCCGACCCGGACCCGACGAGCGACCGAGACCGAATCACGCTCCACGGAACGCCCCCGAATCCGCGGTATCCGCCGTCGGGCTGTCCGTTTAGCACGCGCTGTCCGGCGCGAATCCGTCCCCAGAAGTACCAGGGCCTTGACGACGAGCTCTGGGCCCGGTTAAACACCCTCCGGGAGGTGCTCCGCGAGCGGGAACGGGCAGATCGCTCGGTTCGGGAGCGCATCCGGACGAAAATGGGGAAGAAGACGCGCTTCGCGACGGTCGAAGAAACCTATGACGAGCTGTTCGGCGACGTGGACGTGCCGTCGCACGTCCAGTCCGTCCTGGACGAAATCGAGGGGTACGCCAGCGATTACGAGGAAGAGAAGGCGCTCGAGGTGTTGGCCGAGGAATTCGGAAGCGTCTGTGAGAGCACGTCACCGTCGTACCACGACGTGTCCGAAAGCGGTCGGCAAAGCTACTGTCACCGCCACGACGGCGAGTATCCGGAACCCGATACCGTCCTCGAACGTCGTCACCTGTGA
- a CDS encoding ABC transporter ATP-binding protein, with protein MAVESTVESTTNRSEPIIEVRNLRTAFFTDRETVRAVDGVSFDIVPGETVGIVGESGSGKSVTARSLMGLVESPGRVLDGSSIRFHHIETVRDFAEQFPGRTVDLGALGEQYDPVQLFDKVDATPSAFGYDDKREATLDDFIVGGYGEKLGLVDEGDCVFVTEGSPDSPKDIASGFVEMARLSGEPQRLMRGRRIAMVFQDPMTSLNPVYTVGNQIKEALQLHQGLKGEEATREAANLLEAVGIPDARRRVSEYPHQFSGGMRQRAVIAMALACDPEVLICDEPTTALDATIQAQILDLLAELQRERDLAIMFITHDMGVIAEISDRVNVMYAGEVVETANVEELFANPKHPYTRGLLRSIPGRQSGERLETIEGSVPTPNEPATYCRFAPRCPKAFDACEAVHPVSMSVDGADEDHTAACLLYPENLPMENAVELHENRADDRSGGAER; from the coding sequence ATGGCCGTCGAATCGACGGTCGAATCCACGACCAACCGGAGCGAGCCGATCATCGAGGTCCGGAACCTCCGGACCGCGTTCTTCACCGATCGGGAGACGGTTCGGGCGGTCGACGGCGTCTCCTTCGACATTGTCCCCGGCGAGACGGTCGGCATCGTCGGCGAGAGCGGGTCCGGGAAAAGCGTCACCGCTCGATCGCTGATGGGGCTCGTCGAATCGCCCGGTCGGGTGCTCGACGGAAGCAGCATCCGGTTCCACCACATCGAGACGGTCCGAGACTTCGCCGAGCAGTTCCCTGGTCGCACCGTCGATCTGGGTGCGCTCGGGGAGCAGTACGACCCGGTGCAGTTGTTCGACAAGGTCGACGCGACGCCGAGTGCGTTCGGATACGACGACAAACGGGAGGCAACGCTCGACGACTTCATCGTGGGCGGCTACGGCGAGAAACTCGGGCTCGTCGACGAGGGCGACTGCGTGTTCGTCACCGAGGGAAGCCCTGACTCCCCCAAGGATATCGCCAGCGGATTCGTCGAGATGGCTCGGCTCAGCGGTGAACCCCAGCGACTCATGCGAGGCAGACGAATCGCAATGGTGTTCCAGGACCCGATGACGAGTCTCAACCCCGTATACACCGTCGGGAACCAGATCAAGGAAGCACTCCAACTGCACCAGGGGTTGAAAGGCGAAGAGGCAACCCGGGAAGCGGCGAACTTGCTCGAGGCCGTCGGAATCCCCGACGCTCGTCGACGCGTGAGCGAGTACCCCCACCAGTTCTCCGGTGGGATGCGCCAGCGGGCCGTCATCGCGATGGCGCTGGCCTGCGACCCCGAGGTGTTGATCTGCGACGAGCCGACGACGGCGCTGGACGCGACCATTCAGGCACAGATTCTGGACCTGCTGGCGGAGTTGCAGCGGGAGCGCGATCTTGCGATCATGTTTATCACCCACGATATGGGCGTCATCGCAGAGATTTCGGACAGAGTAAACGTCATGTACGCGGGTGAAGTCGTCGAAACGGCCAATGTCGAGGAACTGTTCGCAAACCCCAAACACCCGTACACACGGGGGCTGCTCCGGTCGATTCCAGGGCGCCAGTCCGGCGAGCGCCTGGAGACGATAGAAGGCAGCGTGCCGACGCCGAACGAGCCCGCGACTTACTGTCGGTTCGCCCCGCGGTGTCCGAAGGCCTTCGACGCCTGCGAGGCGGTCCATCCCGTCTCGATGTCCGTCGACGGGGCGGACGAGGATCACACCGCGGCCTGTCTACTCTATCCGGAGAACCTGCCGATGGAAAACGCAGTCGAGTTACACGAAAACCGTGCGGACGATCGTAGTGGAGGTGCCGAGCGATGA
- a CDS encoding ABC transporter permease, translating into MTNTLSNETTAESASADAEVRTLRDRIERNPRPALLWLAGAAVLFVLEFGRVLGGLLALGKAGRFVLEGIASIPGWIGGNVGDALGTVIGAVVSDVVSLSILFIAAIVLQSYLPWRIDDFVDVDRSPKSKAWLERLVLTAILAVIAVLMAFTPIGGLVKAEVSLWGSVLDSLSSLPTLTSRETIPNMGHRTPEGGWEGTFLGLSPKYAWAIRFALVWVYMITCLVWVWKGFNVYREHYREADWTPRDDTIRRFRNHTWGIFGLIIVIGFVTLGVFAPAISPVPAEHNIYEPYNHEFSYLNDEGEVDQILHGTANLDSRSNGQNTVGLWEYDDYDRFAPLGTTPDGQDMLTHLAFGARTSLVISLSSVALGGLIAVGLSLMTAYYKGALDIVTIVVSDTIISIPVLVLVLMILVVFQNHPLREPMDGGLLLSLVLALAYWPAMWRAIRGPSLQVSEEEWVDAAKSYGQTPNNIMRKHMAPYIASYIIIYASLLIGGVIISVAALSFLGLGIQSPTPEWGRLISDGRPFIPTSSWHVSTISGILIALVVLAFNALGDAVRDAVDPEADIGNEGAGAGGGG; encoded by the coding sequence ATGACTAACACACTCTCCAACGAAACGACCGCTGAATCGGCGAGTGCGGACGCAGAGGTACGGACGCTGCGGGACCGCATCGAACGCAACCCGCGACCGGCGCTGCTCTGGCTGGCCGGCGCCGCCGTCCTGTTCGTACTGGAGTTCGGCAGGGTACTTGGCGGACTGCTCGCGCTCGGCAAGGCCGGCCGATTCGTGCTCGAGGGTATCGCATCCATCCCGGGCTGGATCGGAGGCAACGTCGGCGACGCTCTCGGAACCGTCATCGGCGCCGTCGTCTCCGACGTGGTATCGCTCAGTATCCTGTTCATCGCGGCGATCGTACTCCAGAGCTACCTGCCCTGGAGAATCGACGACTTCGTGGACGTCGACAGGAGTCCCAAGTCCAAGGCGTGGCTCGAACGACTCGTGCTGACTGCGATTCTCGCCGTCATCGCGGTTCTGATGGCGTTCACGCCGATTGGGGGCCTCGTCAAAGCAGAGGTCAGCCTGTGGGGCAGTGTGCTCGACTCGCTGTCGTCGCTCCCGACGCTCACCAGCCGTGAAACGATTCCCAACATGGGTCACAGAACGCCCGAAGGTGGGTGGGAGGGGACGTTCCTCGGGCTCTCCCCCAAGTACGCATGGGCGATCAGGTTCGCGCTCGTGTGGGTGTACATGATCACCTGTCTCGTGTGGGTGTGGAAGGGCTTTAACGTCTATCGGGAGCACTACCGGGAAGCCGACTGGACGCCTCGGGACGATACGATTCGTCGGTTCCGAAACCACACCTGGGGCATCTTCGGGCTGATCATCGTCATCGGATTCGTCACGCTCGGAGTGTTCGCTCCCGCGATCAGTCCGGTTCCGGCCGAACACAACATCTACGAGCCGTACAACCACGAGTTCTCGTACCTCAACGACGAGGGCGAGGTCGACCAGATCCTCCACGGGACCGCCAACCTCGACAGCCGCTCCAACGGTCAGAACACCGTCGGACTCTGGGAATACGACGATTACGATCGGTTCGCGCCGCTGGGGACGACACCGGACGGGCAGGACATGCTCACCCATCTCGCGTTCGGTGCCCGAACGTCGCTGGTTATCTCGCTTTCGTCGGTGGCGCTGGGTGGGCTCATCGCCGTCGGGTTGTCACTGATGACCGCCTACTACAAGGGAGCACTCGACATCGTGACCATCGTGGTGAGCGACACCATCATCTCGATCCCCGTTCTCGTCCTGGTGTTGATGATCCTCGTGGTCTTCCAGAACCACCCGCTCCGAGAACCGATGGACGGTGGACTATTACTGTCGCTCGTCCTCGCATTGGCTTACTGGCCGGCGATGTGGCGGGCGATCCGCGGCCCCTCGTTACAGGTCTCGGAAGAGGAGTGGGTCGACGCGGCGAAGAGCTACGGCCAGACGCCGAACAACATCATGCGCAAACACATGGCTCCATATATCGCAAGCTACATCATCATCTACGCATCGTTGCTGATCGGTGGCGTCATCATCAGCGTTGCTGCGCTGTCGTTCCTCGGGCTCGGCATCCAGTCCCCGACGCCGGAGTGGGGCAGACTCATCAGCGACGGCCGGCCGTTCATTCCGACGTCGTCGTGGCACGTTTCGACGATCTCCGGGATACTGATCGCGCTGGTCGTCCTCGCGTTCAACGCCCTCGGAGACGCCGTCAGAGACGCCGTCGATCCGGAAGCGGACATCGGTAACGAAGGTGCCGGCGCCGGAGGTGGTGGATAA